The Flavobacterium faecale genomic sequence TTCAGAAGACATTTAAAAGAGATAAATAATCCGAATTTGAAAACGATGGTTTCAGGCACTTCATCCATAGAAGGTATTGCAGTTTTAGAAAAAGCATTTGCAGAAAGTAGTAATAACCTTGATGTTTTATTTTTGAATGTAGGTATCGCTACATTTGTACCAAATGCACTTGCAACGGAAGCAGATTTTGATGCCCAATTCAATACCAACGTTAAAGGCGCTTATTTTATATTACAACAATTAAAACCTCATTTATCTAAAGGGACATCAGCATTATTCACTAACTAACGACAAATAAACAGACGAATACTAAACTGAAATAAATTAAAAAATAAACAATTTTAAAATAATACTTATGTTAACTCATTTTGAAAATTTAATCAAAAAGGCATATCCAGCTTTTAATTCAAGAGACATTGATACAGCCCTTTTAACATTTCACGCAAACGTTCAATGGCCAAAGGCTTTCGAAGGTGGTTATGTCACAGGACACGATGAAATAAGAACCTACTGGACAAGACAATGGACAGAAATAAATCCAACAGTTGAACCAATAGGATTTAACCAAAGATCAAACGGAACATTTGAAGTAACGGTCCACCAAATTGTAAATGACTTGGAAGGAAATCTAATCTTTGATAGTAATGTAAAACACATCTACACGTTAGAAGACGATTTGCTAAGAAGAATGGATATTGAAAATGATGAAACAAACTAACTCATAACTAAATAAGTGACAAATTAAACGCCGAAATTTTAAACGTTAAGTGTTTATTAATCCTTGACAAAAGCCCAAACCGTTAACAGACGTAGCTGTTGCGCAACTCTTTTAAATATGTCTAGTCCTAAATAAACGATACAGATTATTAGGCTAAAAATAATTAATTAAACACTTGCAAGAGCGTTTTTGCAAGTGTTTTTTGTTTTATATGTTCTCATTTTAATTTGATTCTGCAAATGCATTTGATTTGGTGTTAGCATAGTAGGTTAGTTTTAAATTCTCTAGGTGCATCCACTAAGATAGAATTGCAGTTTGAACAATATTCCCTAATTCACTATCCGTTTTAGAAATAGACGAGAAAAAAGCGCCTCGTAATCACGGATTGATTAAGTATGCTTTAAAACTTGTTACTCTTTTAATCGTTTAGCATTAATGTCCACAATGTTTAGTACTTTTATAAAATAGGCGAATTCTAAATACTATATTTTTTTAATGGAATACAGTATTATTTTAAATAATTCTTACCTGCACTAGTTTTTCCATATAATATCATAATCGCCTGTTGGAGCAATCTCGACCCATTTACCCTCTATTTTTTTTTCTCCTCCTGTTCTTTTATTTGTCAAATATAAAATATAAGAGACGGTGCGTTTACGGAATTGGATTTCGGTGTAAAACTCGGATTCCCCCGAAGAGATCTTTACTATGTCCTTTTGATCAAGTTCATAGTTAGATATGGTTGTCAGGTCTGTATAAACTTCCTCATTGTCGGTATGTATATATTTATTATCAATTGAGGACGGAACTTCAACCTTAATTGAGTTGTTTTTAAGCCAAACGAATGCATCCTTTTCATCACTTGTAAAGTAGGTTTTCCTGTTGATTTCTACCCCCGTGAAAGGTGAAAATGAAAACTCTTGAGGGGAAGAGACACTAAATTTATAACCTTCGCCATTTCTTATAAAAAGTGAGTCTCCATCATTTTGCTTTAGGATATATTCAATACTCTTAAAATTATACCCCTGTGACTTCATTTGTTTGACAGTGATCTTTTTTGATTCATTCGCTGACTGGAGGTCTACTGTAAAATTGAAGTCCTCACCGGAACTGTTTTCATTCAATTTAACATTGAGCGAAGTGGGGGTATTTCTGCTAATGACAAAACCCTTACTTCCGCCAAAAGCCTCAATTCTTCCGAGTCCTTCCAGCGATAACATATAATTTTCAATAACAAGCTTATTATCAATAGAGTAACTATTTCCACTTATTTTAACATCTCCATCTGAATTATTTACCCCAGTAATATTCCAATCTCCATTTGTAAAAGATACCTCCACGCTTCCCCCTTCCCCTTCCATTAAGATTAAACTAATAGAAGGCTGCACCTGCGTTATACTATCTTCGACATCGCTGTTACACGAGATAAAGCAAATGGGCACCAAAAACACCATAAATAAACGTTTTAATATCATTTTTTTAGTTTTAAAACAATTAACACTCTTATAATTTAACAACAATATTTATAACAAAAATAGGACGAAATGCTAATTGGATAATCAATTACAAAAATTAAAACAATAAGTCTTAAGTACAGGATAAAAAAATTAGGATGTTACTTTAATTTATTTGAGATTGCAAAACTACAAACGAAAAAAATAATCATCGTATTTCTAATTCTATAAAGTATGTTTTGAAATAACATTTCTTGTTTGCACAAACTTTCTATTTTGTACTACCAAAAATTTATACTTTAAGGAATATTATCATTGATAGGCTCCACACTTATAAAGTTTTTTCCATCTAACAAGTATTTATCTTTTTGTTCAATTTTAACTAAAATGGAATCTTTAAAAGTTAATGCAGTTGTCAATATATAGGTATAACCAGATACGCCAACAGCCTCTTTATAGTAAATTTTAGTCCAATGGAAATTATTTTCATTGTAAACATCGCTTTTAAAGGGATTCCCATATTTCTTGATCACTAAATGAATATCATCACCTAATTTTACTGAATCCAATGTGAATTTTGTCTTTCTGTAACTAGCACATGAGAAAAATAAAATCAATAATAATATAATGCTAACATTTTTTTTCATTTCATTTCAATTATTCTCTTCGAATTCAACATTTCTTGTGAAATTTCCATTTTTTGTACTGAGCCGCCATTAAGTGGTGTAAGTGTAAGATTTGCATTTGTTTCCTCAACATCAACACCATTCCAAACTCCTTTTATTTGTATTATTTTTCCGGAAGTTAGCCCTCTACAAGTGGCTACATAATCTACGTTCATATTATATTTAAAGAAAGTTAAGGTAAGATCTGCTCTATTATTCGAAGGTACTTTAACTGGATAACTACGGTTGACCGCAATAGTTGCAGATTCACTCTCACCATAGGTAAAACTTTGTCCAAACTCTGCCGAAGTTTTTATTTCTCCTTCTGAGAAAAAAGGAACACCAGCTTTAACAGTGCTTGATAGTGTTAATTTATATGATGTGGATCTATTATAATTTGAAGATTTAGTATACGATGTGTTAATGGCAAATGTATATGTTTGCTCTATCGATCCACTATTAGTATATCCCTCCTTGTAAACCTGCAATGGTGCATTTGACAATATTACCCCAGCATCAACATCAAATTCAATTTTTTCAACAACAAACGTTTCGACTGGAATAATCTCGAACTCTTGACGAGGGTTATTATTATATTTTGAAAACGAAATTTTACTATCATTGACAGTGATTGCATTGTAATAAATGTCCCAGAAAGACCCTCCACCCGATTCTGGATAATCTTGATTCTTAATCACAAAGGAGTTAGAAGTGTACACCCCTCTATCGAAATCCCATGAAGAACCAAACAATGAGCCGCTAGAATCATTTCTAGAGTAAAGCACTTTTACATTTGGATTGCTCTGATATGATCCGACGCTTACAGGAGTATTGGTATTTTTTGAATATATTAGATAACGAATCCCCGTCGATGGGGGTAAAACTTTGATAAAATATTGTTGCGATAAATTTCCATTGTATGCACTCATATTTAATTCAGCCCCTTTAGTCGAAGCGGTTATAAACTGTTTATCAGAAGAATTCCCCATTACTTTTAAGAATACTGGTATTTCATTCAACTGATCGATTTCATAACTATCAGAAGCAGATAACCGGTTTAATACTCCTGGTCTTTTTAAGGTATCCCTACTTCCTACCAAAGGAAAAATAATATCACTAATATTAACCGTGTCATTTTTAGCGATTGATTCAAGATTTGCATTTGCTTCCGAACTGTTTTTCTTATCCGAAAACGCTTCATCAGACGAGCAGGAAGAAATAATAATTAATAGAGCTGTAGCCCAAAGATAAGAGAAGAGATTTTTCATAATTTACAGTTCTGAGTTAATAATAGTGGCCATTTGGTAAGTCACTTAGCTAAGTCCATATGCAAATCTAATTAAATTTCCCAATATTGGGAAATTTAAATGTTAAATTTTATTTTCAATTGTAATGATTGTAAACAACTGTTAATTATTACTTTACATGGTTTTTATTAATTCATAATTTTTGCTATAAAAATTATCCCATATAGGGGAAATTTAATACATTTAAATTTTTAAATCCCAACCTATGGAATTAGTACGTAATCACAATATAGATTTTAGTAAAGCAAGTTTTAAAGATTTTGAAAACATTTCAGATATGAACTCTTTTCAAAGAGCGGGGCTGTTTAAGGATTTTACCGACTATATGGAAGTTGAAGGGCGTATGAATTATGGTTTTGTAACCTATGACGGTTGTGGGCCAGAAATATTTTTAAGTACACCTTTCCAACAAGTACCTAAAAAATGTATCAGCCTTGTTTCCAATGATTACTTAAACTTCACGCAACATCCTAAAGTTAAAGCTGCGGCTATTGAAGGTTTACAAAAATATGGAACAGGAGCGGGTGCATCGCCTTTGATTGGTGGTCAGCATGAATACCATATCATGTTAGAAAATAAGCTGTCCGCTTTTTTTAATAGATCTAAAGGATCTTCAATGGTTTACACAACAGGCTATACTGCAAATAGTGCCACTTTGCTGTCTATGTTGAAAAATAACGATTGTGCTATTGTGGACATGGCTGTACACGCAAGTGTTTACGAAGGATTGTTGGAAACGAACGTTAGAAGATTCCCTCATAACAACCTTGATTATTTGGAGAGGGCATTATCCAATGTTCAATCAAAATATCAGACAAAAATAGTAATTATTGATGGGGTGTATTCCCAGGATGGGGATCTTGCCAAAATGGATGAAATTTATAAGCTCACAAAACATTACGGTGCTTTTCTTATGGTTGATGATGCACACGGTATTGGTGTTTTAGGCAGAAGTGGTAGAGGCGCGATTGAAATATTTGACCTATTAAATAAAGTTGATATCATATCTGGAACTTTAAGCAAAGCTTTTGGACACATTGGTGGATTTATTATCTCTAAACCAGAAGTAATTAATTACCTTAAATTTCAATCTCGCCAATATGTTTTTTCTTCTAATTGTACGCCAGCAATTACTGGTTTATTAGTGGCAATTGATTTAATTGATGAAGAGCCCGAATGGCGAGCTAAGCTTTTAGAGAATGTAGCATACTTTAAAAAGGGACTTTTGGATTTGAAGTTGGACGTGGGAATTACTGAGTCTCCTATTATTCCAATTAAAATAGGTGATGCACATAAAACAGGTGATGCGGCAAAATTACTACTTAAGGCAGGAGTTTATACCAATGCTATAGTATATCCTGGTGTTTCACGTAAAGATGCTCGAATTCGGACCAGTTTGATGGCAACACATACAAAAGAACACCTAGACAAGGCTTTAAACGGATTCGAATATGTCAATCAAAAGTTGGGTCTTTCGAAAATTTAACAAATTCCCATTGAAAACTAGATTACTAAAAAAAGTATATCTATTAGTTAATCACATTGTTTTTACACTTAAAAAACATATTTTTAATTTTTAAATTCATAACAATTGCTATTATGCCCAGAAAGAAATACCAAGGAGAGATAAATGATAAGGAACGGTCTAAACAACAACTTTTGGATGCAGTTGGAAAAGTCCTTGAAGATAAGGGGTATATTGGCTTGACAGCTACTAACATCGCAAAAGCTGCTGGCTTAAGTCGTCGCCTTATCACTATATATTTTGATTCGGTTGATCACTTGGTAGAAACTTATGTGAGAAACAAGGACTATTGGATAGTTTCATCTGGAAATACACAGCAAGTGATTGCAGAAAACAGTCATAATACAAAAAAAATTATTGAATGTTTGTTACTAAATCAGCTGGATTATTTTTACAACAATTTAGAAATGCAAAAACTCATTTTATGGGAAATAAGTAAAAAGACGAAGATAATGTATGAGGTTTGTGAGGAAAGAGAACGTCTTGCGTCCACTATTTTTAAACTTACTGATAAAGAATTAGAAGGTAAAAATATTGATATAAGAGCAGTATCAGCATTATTAGTTGCTGGTGTATATTACATGGTATTACATGCAAAATCGACAGATACACTTTTTTCTGAAATAGATATAAATACACCAGAAGGCATGGAGAGGATTAAAAACGCCATCATTTTAATATTGAAAAATACATATAAGGAATAGTAAGACAAAAATTATCTCTTTTAATTACTACTATGTATTAATTATTACTACTTCTTCTTTGATTTAGTTTGCTGAAACTTTTAGTTACGTATTGTCACATTTTTCATTTTAGTATTACATGATTTCTTTCAAAAGTTATTTCTTAATTTATAATTGTATTACATTGTAATTTTTCTAATGTGTCATAGTCTATAATTGAATAATTCAATCTTATCATCATTCTATTTATGGCAGGCTCTTCCTCATCTTCGGTAGCTTGAGAAGATTTCTCAAGCGTATTACATTTAGACTGAGATTTTGAATCCTAGGGCTCAATAGTATTGCCTTTAATATTAGTCTCTTTTTCGCCTTCTTTTACTTTGTCATTACTGTTCATATTTTGATTTTTTTCAGTTTTTGGTGTCTCTAGACGCTGACATTTTGCTGCTTGCAGAAGTGGCGAACTTCGTGACCGACACCTTTTGGTTAAGATAAAATATCTTGCGAAAAATAAACGTGAATTTACCACATATCTCGCCATTTTTGCAAACCGCTGTTGAACTAAACCTTCGGTAGTGTATTGCATGAAAATGTTAGTCCTTTGTAAAAGTAAATAAAAACTTTTATGATGACTAAAAAAAACCACTAGAAGAAGTAAGGTACAATAAAATCATCAATCAGGCCATACGAGAGGTACCTGATTTTGAAGCATTGTTATATCGATTTGAGAGAACAATCTCAGTTTTAGGACGTAGTCAAAGCACTTTTTCTAATTACTCCCGCCATGTTGCTTCTATGGCATTACATTTTGGCAAGATTCCAACTGAATTGGATCCGGAGCAAGTACAAGAGTACATGTTTATGTTACAAAAACGATCAAAAACACCTTCGCAAACTTACTTCAAGCATTGTGTTTATGGTCTAAGATTTCTACTCAAGTCCGAAGGATTGCCTTATGAGTATTTGCATTTACCTTCGATTAAGCACGAGAAAAAACTCCCTACTGTTCTTAGTAAAGAAGAAGTTTGGCAGATGCTCAAAAGTTGTCAATTACTCAAACACAAAGTCCTTATCGGACTTTTGTACGGCTGTGGACTTCGTTGCATGGAAGTGCGATCGGTACGCCTACAAGACCTTGATTATGATCGTCAGCAACTTAAAGTTGTTCAGGGAAAAGGTAAAAAAGACCGCTATGTTCCGCTATCGGAGCATCTTATCCGGGTGCTAAAAGTGTACATCCAAGCCGAAAAGCCCAAAACCTACCTCTTCAACGGGCAACCTGTAGAGCGTGCGGGTAGAGATTTTGACTCTCGTTATTCGCAACGAGGTGTGCAATGGGCAGTAAAACAAGCCAGTAAAGCCGCCGGAATCACCAAAGATGTTTGTGTACACACGCTCCGACACACTTTTGCAACGCACTTACTCGAGGATGGACTTGATATTGTGAGCTTAAAAAACCTTTTGGGACACGAACAAATTCAGACCACCATGGAGTATTTGCACATCGCCCAACTCGACACCCAAAAAGCCTTTAGTCCACTCGATACTTTGTTTGAAAAGTGCGGCACGAAGTAGCCTGCACTGAGCGTAGTCGAAGTGAAGTAGCCCATGTACTAGAAAAACTCGGGACAAAGATTGAAAATTTAGGGCTTAATACTTGGCAATTGCGCACCTTATCGGCAGTTCGTAGGTGTCGTACGGCAGCTTTGGGCGGGCACATTGATGCGTGTGATGGTTGTGGAAATATCAGCATTAGCTATAATTCCTGCCGCAATCGGCATTGTCCTAAATGTCAAGGTAAAAATCGGGAAGATTGGATACAAGCACGGCAAAGCGAACTATTACCCGTGCCGTATTTTCATGTAGTTTTCACCTTGCCAGAAGGCATTAATCCGCTGGCGATAAAAGATCCAAGATTGGTGTATAATTTATTGTTCG encodes the following:
- a CDS encoding SDR family NAD(P)-dependent oxidoreductase, with protein sequence MGLATAKSFINAGAIVWITIMINFRRHLKEINNPNLKTMVSGTSSIEGIAVLEKAFAESSNNLDVLFLNVGIATFVPNALATEADFDAQFNTNVKGAYFILQQLKPHLSKGTSALFTN
- a CDS encoding nuclear transport factor 2 family protein translates to MLTHFENLIKKAYPAFNSRDIDTALLTFHANVQWPKAFEGGYVTGHDEIRTYWTRQWTEINPTVEPIGFNQRSNGTFEVTVHQIVNDLEGNLIFDSNVKHIYTLEDDLLRRMDIENDETN
- a CDS encoding TetR/AcrR family transcriptional regulator produces the protein MPRKKYQGEINDKERSKQQLLDAVGKVLEDKGYIGLTATNIAKAAGLSRRLITIYFDSVDHLVETYVRNKDYWIVSSGNTQQVIAENSHNTKKIIECLLLNQLDYFYNNLEMQKLILWEISKKTKIMYEVCEERERLASTIFKLTDKELEGKNIDIRAVSALLVAGVYYMVLHAKSTDTLFSEIDINTPEGMERIKNAIILILKNTYKE
- a CDS encoding aminotransferase class I/II-fold pyridoxal phosphate-dependent enzyme; amino-acid sequence: MELVRNHNIDFSKASFKDFENISDMNSFQRAGLFKDFTDYMEVEGRMNYGFVTYDGCGPEIFLSTPFQQVPKKCISLVSNDYLNFTQHPKVKAAAIEGLQKYGTGAGASPLIGGQHEYHIMLENKLSAFFNRSKGSSMVYTTGYTANSATLLSMLKNNDCAIVDMAVHASVYEGLLETNVRRFPHNNLDYLERALSNVQSKYQTKIVIIDGVYSQDGDLAKMDEIYKLTKHYGAFLMVDDAHGIGVLGRSGRGAIEIFDLLNKVDIISGTLSKAFGHIGGFIISKPEVINYLKFQSRQYVFSSNCTPAITGLLVAIDLIDEEPEWRAKLLENVAYFKKGLLDLKLDVGITESPIIPIKIGDAHKTGDAAKLLLKAGVYTNAIVYPGVSRKDARIRTSLMATHTKEHLDKALNGFEYVNQKLGLSKI
- a CDS encoding tyrosine-type recombinase/integrase; amino-acid sequence: MLYRFERTISVLGRSQSTFSNYSRHVASMALHFGKIPTELDPEQVQEYMFMLQKRSKTPSQTYFKHCVYGLRFLLKSEGLPYEYLHLPSIKHEKKLPTVLSKEEVWQMLKSCQLLKHKVLIGLLYGCGLRCMEVRSVRLQDLDYDRQQLKVVQGKGKKDRYVPLSEHLIRVLKVYIQAEKPKTYLFNGQPVERAGRDFDSRYSQRGVQWAVKQASKAAGITKDVCVHTLRHTFATHLLEDGLDIVSLKNLLGHEQIQTTMEYLHIAQLDTQKAFSPLDTLFEKCGTK